The Priestia koreensis genomic interval AATTGGTCTAGAGTCTAAGACTCTAGTTCCATTATGATAACATGACGGACATTTCATGGTCTCAGCTCCATTATGGCAACATTTTTGTATAATTTTATATTCCATTTTTTAAAATCAAAATGCATTGTTTGCATGAAAACTTTTGCATATCTATCATCTTATAAAAGATGCTCTTCTAACACAAGTAAAGGAGCATAAAATTTTTAATTACCTGCTCCCACTCTCGTAGCTCCTGCACGGACAAATACTAACTTCTTGTTCAATTGTTCATACATGCTTTTAATCATAGCCTTACTATACCCGAAATCCATTGGCAAAATTTTCGTATCAGTTGTGACGGAAAAATCAATTGCTGTCTCAAATGGGCGTAATGAAATAATGGTGATCACCATAAACGCTTTACGACCTTTTTTAATATTCACACTAATTTCGCCGCGATCCTCGTATGCCGCTACAATTTCAAAGCCTTCTAATTTCTCCATTAACTCTTTGACTGCTTTAAACCCATTTGGGGCAGTTGTCTTATAGTAATGACTTCTCAAACTCTCGTCTGGATGATGATCACCTGTTTCACACTGAGTTGAGAAAACGCTTTTAATATTATCTAGAACCCCCATGCTTACCGCTCCTTCTTTTACCCTTTCTTCTATCATAACAAAAAAGAGGTGTATAATATACACCTCTTGCTCATTCATTTACAATTGTTCATTATAGCGCTTTTACTTGCGCTGGCTTCACTTGTACAGGGCCCATACCACGTGGTAATTCAACTGTTTCACGTGTTTCAGCTCCTAAGCTTTCAGCAATGTGATTAGCCGCAACATTTGGATCTAAATGCCCGCATGTGTATACATCAATACTCGCATATCCATGTTCAGGGAAGCTATGAATAGTTAAGTGAGATTCAGAAATAATAACCACTCCACTCACACCCTGTGGTGCAAATTTATGGAATGCTACCTCACGAACTTCTGCTCCTGATTTTAAAGCAGCATCTACAAATGTTTTTTCAATGAATTCAATATCGTTTAGCTTGTCGAAATCGCAACCCCATAATTCTGAGATTACATGACGTCCCATAGTTTCCATTTAAATGTTTCCCCCTTTAAGAAATTGTAATGGATCAGATGAAATCCTTTCCCATATGGAATGACATCTACCACGGGGGAAAGTTAGTCC includes:
- a CDS encoding cytosolic protein, which codes for MGVLDNIKSVFSTQCETGDHHPDESLRSHYYKTTAPNGFKAVKELMEKLEGFEIVAAYEDRGEISVNIKKGRKAFMVITIISLRPFETAIDFSVTTDTKILPMDFGYSKAMIKSMYEQLNKKLVFVRAGATRVGAGN
- the speD gene encoding adenosylmethionine decarboxylase: METMGRHVISELWGCDFDKLNDIEFIEKTFVDAALKSGAEVREVAFHKFAPQGVSGVVIISESHLTIHSFPEHGYASIDVYTCGHLDPNVAANHIAESLGAETRETVELPRGMGPVQVKPAQVKAL